In one Palaemon carinicauda isolate YSFRI2023 chromosome 25, ASM3689809v2, whole genome shotgun sequence genomic region, the following are encoded:
- the LOC137618889 gene encoding zinc finger MYM-type protein 1-like — protein sequence MVILVHHDVAANMNEIYNGLQSRLQRQNPKALYVHFHAHSLNLVLVESAKSSTQFVSFFSLVEKLYAFIANSSKRHAAFVEIQKALYPEDHPLELKKLSDIRWACRESALKTMRKVIPPLKQFLEEIVQEHPPDASAGDASISLQSINFEFLVCLEIATAVFQKTAYASNALQQKDFDLAASYRIVDEVLQSLRKLRNDEKFQDSWTGQKKKNS from the coding sequence atggtcattctcgtccaccATGATGTGGCAgcaaatatgaatgaaatatacaatggattacagtccagactccaaagacagaacccaaaggcactctatgtacatttccatgcacacagcctaaatctagtgttagtcgaaagtgcaaaatcCAGTACTCAGTTTGTATCTTTTTTCAGTTtggtggagaaactgtatgcttttattgctaactcttcaaAACGGCATGCTGCTTTCGTGGAGATCCAGAAAGCATTGTATCCAGAAGACCACccacttgaacttaagaagctatcagacATAAGATGGGCTTGCCGAGAGTCAGCTCTTAAAACCATGAGGAAGGTCATCCCACCTCTAAAGCAATTTCTAGAAGAGATAGTGCAAGAACatcctcctgatgcatcagcaggggatgcctcaatatcgctgcaaagtattaactttgaatttcttgtttgtcttgagattgccACCGCAGTTTTTCAAAAAACTGCCTATGCTTCTAATGCCCTgcaacagaaagactttgatttggctgcctcctacagaatTGTGGATGAGGTGCTACAAAgcttaagaaaattaagaaatgatgagaagtttcaggaTTCCTGGACAGGGCAGAAGAAGAAAAATTCCTGA